The sequence TAATGGTCCAGAATCCCGCTGTATCTTTCACCATTTCATATTTTTTGCCCAGATCAATCTGGACCTTGTGCGCATCGGGGGCCTTTACCCGAAACACAACACGATTATCCGGCAAAATCTGGGGGTATTTGGCCGAGCGGATATTGGTAGAAGCCGGAGTGCCCAACACGGTATATCTGGTGAGAGATGAACCATCAACGGGCTTGAAAAGAAACTGGGAAAACATATAAAGCCCGTTTTTCCAGACTTTGAAATCATGCACGCCTGGCTCAACGTAGTAAATGTGCGGTACATTTTTCTCGTACAGGTAATCGTGCGTCCGCTTGCTGAACGTAAGCAAGCCGTCGTTATCCCCGCAGGAAATCCAGAGTAGTTTCAGTTTCTTTCTGGCGTCTTCGGGGTTTGGAACCAGCTCTTCGGGTCGTTTGGTATTGGGAGCCGATGAAAAGCCGCCTACCCAGGCAAATTTGTCGAGATTGCCCAATCCGAAATTCAGAGACTGTCCACCTCCCATCGACAAACCAGCAATAGCCCGATGTTCCCGATCAGTCAATGCCGGATATTTCTTTTCGATAAACGGAATCAGGTCATTGATTAGATCTTTTTCGAACGTAGCAAAAGCCTCGACTTTATCCTTGTCGAAAATATTGCCAACCGCGCGGTCATCTTTCATGGCCCGTCCGTTGGGCATTACCACAATCATGGGTTGTAGTTTACCTTCAGCATAGAGATTGTCCAGAATTACCTGTGGAGTGCCTCCTTTAAGCCATTCCTTTTCATCACCGCCGATGCCGTGCAGCAGATATAGTATTGGGTACTTTTGCTTTTTGGAATAGCCCGGCGGGGTATATACCAGGGCTTTTCGTTTGGTACCTACCGTTTTCGAATCGTATTGAACGGAGTCAAGTTTTCCCTGAGCAATGCCCGTTCGTGGTTGATCGAAGCCTTTGGGTGCTTCTTTTTCAATGGTTTGCGAATAGGCTGTTGCCCCCATCAACATGACGCCGGCAATGGCTATATACGCTCCTTTCAGGAATAAACTATTTTTCATGGTTTAGGCAAGTAGTTAGGCTAAAAATCAATCAATACACTACTAATCAACAGGTTATCATTGCTATTTTCATTACCTGAACAGCAACGGGGCAAGCTCATGCAAACTGCGACGCCAGGTCAGGAATTCGTGAGCCGTATTCTCGGAAACATACGAAACAGCATTATAGCCAGCCTCTTTTAAGGCAGAGACGGCATTCCTGACGCCATCGGGCTTTTCTTTGCTGCCGCAACTAAGGAAGATCAATTTGGCCTTCGACTTATCTTTAAGCTCGTCCGGCGAATAGACACCACCGCTGAGGAGACTGTAATACCCAAAAACATCCGGCTTATTGACGGTAATCGTGCGGGTTTCCATGCCACCCATCGACAGGCCCGCCATGGCACGATTCGACCTGTCGGCAAGGGTGCGAAAATTGGCATCAACGTAGGGGATCAATTCGTCGACGAGAACGGTTTGAAATGGTTCGATCTTAAATTCCTTTATTCTGCCCCATTTTACCTCGTTGGTCATTCCATAGGTCATCACAATCAGAAAGGGCTTGCTTTTGCCTTCAGCGATCAGGTTGTCCATAATCAGATTAGCGTGTCCCTGATTACTCCAGGCCGTTTCATCCTCTCCCCAGCCATGCTGCAGGTATAATACCGGGTATTTTTTCGATTTATCCTTCTCATAGCCCGGTGGCGTATAAACAAAAGCCCTGCGTGATGTATTAGTGCTTTTGGAAGGGAAAAGAATCTGCTGGACATTACCGTGAGGAACATCCTTCAGGGCGTAGAAGTCCTGATCGTGAGCGGGGATTTCGATACCGCTTTCCCACCGGACGGAACCGTAGAAATTTAAAGCGCCCGGATCATTGAAGGTACCTCCATCAATGGTTAGGTGGTAGTAATGGAACCCTTCGTCCATTGGCCCTTCGGTGGTGCCTGTCCAGAATCCATCAGCTCCTTTTGTGAGCTTAGTCCCTCCCCTTCCGCCCAGTCCCAGGCTCACCTTGACACTATCGGCCTGGGGAGCTTTTATACGGAACCGTGCGTAACCCTGGGAGTTTACCTGAGGATATTCCTGCCCCGGCTGATTTAATGTGGATGGTTTGAAATCCTCCAGTACCGCTGTTTGGGTTGTCTGCGAAAAACAGGCCGCACCTGTCAAAGCGACCGCGAACAGAAAAGCTATAATCTTGCGTGTCATATTAGTCATTGGTTTAGGAGAGAAAAGGTGTATGAGATGTATTAATTAAAAAGCTGCTGCAACGTATTAGCGAGATAAAGCCTGCAATTCATCCAGGTATGACCACCGGGTACGATCAGTGTATCCAGCTTCAGGTTCTTTCCTTTGAACATGGCAATATTTTGTTTGACAGGCTCATACAGAAAATCGTCGGTACCAACGCTGATGGTGAATACCGCCAGTTGCTTATTCATTTGTTCAGCATTGGGATTCCAGTCGGTAAAGTTTTTTTTAAACTCGTCGGTAGCCGTATAGGGCGCATACGAACACACATACGCAAACTTGTCGGGGTTCGTCAGGCCGATATTGAGCGTTTGCCCGCCCCCTACCGAAAAGCCCGCAACGGCCCGGTGTCGGCTATCGGCTATAACGGGGTAGTTTGTTTCCACAAACTGAACAATATCATTGACCATGTCTTTCGTAAAGTCGGACATGGGCGCAGGGCGTACATTGCC comes from Spirosoma aureum and encodes:
- a CDS encoding alpha/beta hydrolase-fold protein; this translates as MLMGATAYSQTIEKEAPKGFDQPRTGIAQGKLDSVQYDSKTVGTKRKALVYTPPGYSKKQKYPILYLLHGIGGDEKEWLKGGTPQVILDNLYAEGKLQPMIVVMPNGRAMKDDRAVGNIFDKDKVEAFATFEKDLINDLIPFIEKKYPALTDREHRAIAGLSMGGGQSLNFGLGNLDKFAWVGGFSSAPNTKRPEELVPNPEDARKKLKLLWISCGDNDGLLTFSKRTHDYLYEKNVPHIYYVEPGVHDFKVWKNGLYMFSQFLFKPVDGSSLTRYTVLGTPASTNIRSAKYPQILPDNRVVFRVKAPDAHKVQIDLGKKYEMVKDTAGFWTITTDSISRGFHYYSLLIDGLPVADPASETFYGMGRMASGIEIPDKDGGYYAMKDVPHGDIRIKHYLSKASNTWREMYVYTPPGYDQSSEKYPVLYLLHGGGEDQTGWATQGKTDLILDNLIAENKAKPMLIVMLDGNVSNAGLAGFNENVLRAFENELKQGAIPFVESNFRVVTDAKSRALAGLSMGGLQTLYAGIKNTPMFSYLGVFSSGWFANNPKLTDPQYEFMKTNASSINNNLKQLWISMGGKEDIAYQNCQIMMKKFDEMGVKYQYSEYAGGHTWPVWRHDLFAFSQLLFK
- a CDS encoding alpha/beta hydrolase-fold protein — its product is MTRKIIAFLFAVALTGAACFSQTTQTAVLEDFKPSTLNQPGQEYPQVNSQGYARFRIKAPQADSVKVSLGLGGRGGTKLTKGADGFWTGTTEGPMDEGFHYYHLTIDGGTFNDPGALNFYGSVRWESGIEIPAHDQDFYALKDVPHGNVQQILFPSKSTNTSRRAFVYTPPGYEKDKSKKYPVLYLQHGWGEDETAWSNQGHANLIMDNLIAEGKSKPFLIVMTYGMTNEVKWGRIKEFKIEPFQTVLVDELIPYVDANFRTLADRSNRAMAGLSMGGMETRTITVNKPDVFGYYSLLSGGVYSPDELKDKSKAKLIFLSCGSKEKPDGVRNAVSALKEAGYNAVSYVSENTAHEFLTWRRSLHELAPLLFR